A genome region from Desulfomonile tiedjei includes the following:
- the bcp gene encoding thioredoxin-dependent thiol peroxidase, giving the protein MTTLKHGDKAPGFQLIDQHGKTVKLSDFKGKKLLVYFYPKADTPGCTKQACSVRDAAPDFASIGIAAVGISPDRPEKQLKFDEKHGLGFPLLSDADHSVARAYGVWGEKKMYGKSYEGIIRSSFLIDEKGKIIEVWYKVSPADTVPNAKKALTASKTT; this is encoded by the coding sequence ATGACAACATTAAAGCATGGAGACAAAGCGCCCGGTTTTCAGCTAATCGACCAGCACGGAAAGACAGTGAAGCTGTCCGATTTCAAGGGAAAGAAGCTGCTGGTATATTTCTATCCCAAGGCTGACACACCCGGCTGCACGAAACAGGCTTGCAGCGTCAGAGATGCCGCGCCGGATTTTGCCTCGATCGGGATTGCCGCGGTCGGCATCAGCCCTGACAGGCCGGAAAAACAGTTGAAGTTCGACGAGAAACATGGGCTGGGCTTCCCGCTACTGTCGGACGCCGACCATTCGGTGGCTCGCGCTTACGGCGTGTGGGGCGAGAAGAAGATGTACGGCAAGTCCTATGAGGGCATCATTCGCTCTTCATTCCTGATTGACGAGAAAGGGAAGATCATTGAGGTATGGTACAAGGTCAGTCCGGCAGACACGGTTCCGAATGCAAAGAAGGCGCTGACAGCCTCGAAAACGACATAA
- a CDS encoding class I SAM-dependent methyltransferase, protein MNSRSVETEYVTCDLCGSDEQTVLYSRMDPVSRAEYHLVECGCGMAFVNPMPKTESIPLLYPEDYLKDKENLEFLYSRMIKLLPGESGGRLLDIGCGRGDFIAQAAKKGWDVEGVDLLDWNTPHPVTIRVGDFLQMKLPKGYYDVITAWAMLEHVRKPSAFFEKVSALLRPNGCFVFVVPNFGAPGMRHSCTEDIPRHLWLFTPQAVNAYLAKYGMAPVSVLHDDRLYTSYPFGLVRYALGRVRGKPTNCSRFENKSVALLRNRQVRGNLREWLGEVFRKLGPVDIAIDTLDLIVGVLVANWSKLIKNYGVITVTAGKSDAFGQGRQKKSNPKLEDC, encoded by the coding sequence ATGAACTCTCGATCAGTTGAAACCGAGTACGTCACGTGCGATTTATGCGGATCCGACGAACAGACCGTTCTTTACTCCCGGATGGACCCGGTTAGCCGTGCAGAGTACCACCTGGTGGAGTGTGGATGCGGCATGGCTTTTGTCAATCCCATGCCCAAAACAGAATCCATACCGTTGCTCTATCCCGAGGACTATCTCAAAGATAAAGAGAACCTGGAGTTCCTGTACAGCCGAATGATTAAGCTCCTCCCGGGAGAGTCCGGTGGCAGGCTGCTGGACATTGGGTGCGGTCGCGGGGATTTCATTGCTCAGGCAGCCAAGAAAGGGTGGGATGTGGAAGGAGTGGACCTCCTGGACTGGAACACCCCTCACCCCGTGACGATACGAGTCGGTGATTTCCTTCAAATGAAGCTTCCTAAGGGGTATTACGACGTGATTACCGCCTGGGCGATGCTGGAGCATGTAAGGAAACCGTCGGCGTTCTTCGAAAAGGTGTCGGCGCTCTTGAGACCGAACGGTTGCTTTGTATTTGTGGTCCCCAATTTTGGCGCGCCGGGCATGAGGCATTCTTGTACGGAAGATATTCCGAGGCATTTGTGGCTCTTCACGCCTCAGGCGGTGAATGCGTATCTGGCGAAGTATGGGATGGCGCCCGTATCGGTGCTTCATGATGATCGGCTCTATACTTCTTACCCTTTTGGGCTGGTCAGATACGCTCTTGGTCGTGTCCGCGGCAAACCGACGAATTGCAGTCGCTTCGAGAACAAGTCCGTAGCCTTGTTGCGAAACAGACAGGTCCGGGGAAACTTGCGCGAGTGGCTGGGCGAGGTCTTTCGCAAACTCGGTCCTGTAGACATAGCGATAGACACGTTGGACCTTATTGTCGGAGTACTCGTGGCAAACTGGTCCAAACTCATCAAGAACTATGGCGTGATTACCGTGACTGCAGGCAAAAGCGACGCGTTCGGCCAAGGCAGGCAAAAAAAAAGCAATCCTAAGTTGGAGGATTGCTAA
- a CDS encoding class I SAM-dependent methyltransferase yields MLSHEQARDFYDRFGSKQDWQRFYEDPAVADLVEHLSLESAGAVVEFGCGTGRVAESMLAYHLPQGATYLGLDVSSTMVALARRRLEHFGPRAKVLLTSGETRLEAESAGFDRYLSTYVLDLLTETDIQAVVAEAHRILGAGGLLGLASLTHGFTLVSKVFEKVWLSIYRIRPTLVGGCRPISLETFVRDGWNIRHMRKQVSFGVPSQVLVAEKL; encoded by the coding sequence ATGCTATCCCACGAACAAGCACGCGACTTTTACGACCGGTTCGGGTCGAAACAGGATTGGCAACGGTTTTATGAAGACCCGGCCGTTGCGGATCTCGTCGAGCATTTGTCGCTTGAATCAGCCGGGGCGGTGGTTGAATTCGGCTGTGGGACAGGGCGAGTCGCGGAGTCCATGCTGGCCTACCACCTACCCCAGGGGGCAACATACCTCGGGCTTGACGTCAGCTCGACCATGGTTGCACTCGCGCGGCGCCGCCTCGAACACTTCGGCCCAAGAGCCAAGGTGCTGTTGACCTCGGGTGAAACGCGGTTGGAGGCTGAGTCAGCCGGCTTTGACCGTTACCTTTCAACCTATGTATTGGACCTTCTTACGGAGACTGATATTCAAGCTGTCGTTGCGGAAGCTCATCGCATACTCGGAGCGGGCGGCCTCCTTGGGCTCGCCAGTCTTACGCACGGGTTCACGCTCGTATCAAAAGTTTTTGAGAAAGTGTGGCTTTCCATTTACAGAATTCGGCCAACCCTTGTCGGCGGCTGCCGTCCCATCTCCTTGGAGACGTTTGTTAGGGACGGGTGGAATATTAGGCATATGAGAAAACAAGTGAGCTTTGGAGTGCCGTCACAGGTGCTGGTGGCCGAGAAGTTGTGA
- the lipA gene encoding lipoyl synthase translates to MRRTTVSGHPRLPQWIRTTLPEASAASRIHSRTYAKGLATVCREARCPNKARCSENGTATFLILGDKCTRNCSFCAVTHGPPSPVAADEPARLAGSVASLGLKHAVVTSVTRDDLADGGASVFADTVRAIRASAPATTIEILIPDFQGSGSALQAVIDSRPDVINHNLETVRRLYPMVRQKASYVRSLQLLERVSQRAPDIITKSGIMVGLGETREELIELFHDLARSGCALLTIGQYLQPTPGHFPVKKFLDPREFEALREAACDAGIRKVVSGPLVRSSYEAGTILGELLGSAIDG, encoded by the coding sequence ATCAGGAGAACAACTGTGTCGGGTCACCCGAGGCTTCCTCAGTGGATCAGAACTACTCTTCCCGAAGCATCCGCAGCGTCCAGGATTCACTCCCGAACCTATGCGAAGGGCCTGGCCACGGTTTGCAGGGAAGCGCGCTGTCCCAATAAAGCGCGCTGCTCTGAAAACGGCACAGCGACATTTCTCATTCTGGGGGACAAGTGCACTCGCAATTGCTCTTTCTGCGCTGTAACGCACGGGCCCCCTTCTCCGGTCGCTGCGGATGAACCGGCTCGATTGGCTGGGTCTGTGGCGTCACTCGGACTGAAGCACGCGGTTGTTACGTCCGTAACACGCGATGATTTAGCCGATGGCGGGGCTTCGGTGTTTGCCGACACGGTGCGTGCAATTCGGGCGTCAGCGCCCGCAACGACCATCGAAATACTGATCCCGGATTTCCAGGGTTCCGGATCCGCGCTTCAGGCTGTCATAGATTCCAGGCCCGATGTGATTAACCACAACCTGGAAACAGTTCGGCGACTGTACCCGATGGTAAGGCAAAAGGCTTCGTACGTGAGGTCGCTGCAGCTCCTGGAACGCGTCAGCCAACGCGCACCTGATATAATCACTAAATCAGGCATCATGGTAGGTTTGGGAGAGACTCGGGAAGAGCTGATAGAGCTTTTCCACGACCTGGCCCGATCGGGATGCGCGCTTCTGACAATTGGCCAATACCTTCAGCCGACACCCGGCCACTTCCCAGTCAAAAAATTTCTCGATCCACGGGAGTTCGAGGCATTGCGAGAGGCTGCCTGCGACGCGGGTATCCGAAAAGTGGTGTCAGGGCCATTGGTCAGAAGTTCTTATGAGGCAGGTACAATTCTTGGGGAGTTGCTCGGGTCCGCTATTGACGGGTGA
- a CDS encoding ribonuclease J has protein sequence MSNDLVPKIRILPMGGLGEIGLNMMVVIFGEDAFIIDAGLMFPDESMPGVDIVIPDLDSILDKGWNILGIVLTHGHEDHIGALPYVLKKIPVPVYATNLTMGLVEYKLEEFDLLAGTIRHTISTEQPLQLGPFQIDFFAMCHSIADAIGLAITTPGGVLVHSGDFKLDPTPVDGRLCDLEKVATYARKGVLALFSDSTNVERKGSTRSESTIRPAFESIFKDARGRILIATFSSNIHRVQQMLELAEEFGRKVVLVGRSMAANTRIASERGYLQIPRDILVDMKYLESLPDEKVTVLSTGSQGEPMSALSLMAFDRHKYLKVKPGDVIVMSSRFIPGNEKAINHIINEFSRRGARVLYEKVSDVHVSGHASEEELRYLIRLVHPRYFIPVHGEYRHLLRHAAIAIEEGIPADRVLVAQNGDLVEFSEENASVVDQLDVGRVFVHGKGVGDIVHDVLRDRRLLSEVGLVTVALAIAKESGKLVSGPDLSSLGVTFEEVEQELLDSVRAVLMDRLAELNPRTLEDWEASRQDIRLVVRRQINRILGRKPIVSTVILHV, from the coding sequence ATGAGCAACGACCTGGTTCCTAAAATAAGAATCCTTCCTATGGGGGGGCTTGGGGAGATCGGCCTGAATATGATGGTCGTGATCTTCGGGGAAGACGCGTTCATAATCGATGCCGGGCTCATGTTTCCGGACGAGTCCATGCCGGGCGTGGACATTGTTATTCCCGATCTGGACTCGATCCTGGACAAGGGCTGGAACATCCTCGGCATAGTGCTTACTCACGGCCATGAAGACCACATCGGCGCGTTGCCTTATGTGCTCAAGAAAATTCCCGTGCCCGTTTATGCCACGAATCTGACTATGGGTCTTGTGGAGTATAAGCTCGAAGAATTCGATCTGTTGGCCGGCACGATCAGGCACACAATCTCGACCGAACAACCACTCCAACTCGGACCTTTTCAGATTGATTTCTTTGCCATGTGTCACTCCATTGCGGACGCGATCGGATTGGCTATAACCACGCCCGGCGGGGTGTTGGTTCATTCCGGGGACTTCAAGCTGGATCCCACGCCCGTGGATGGAAGGCTTTGCGACCTGGAAAAGGTGGCGACATATGCACGCAAAGGGGTTTTGGCTCTCTTTTCGGACAGCACAAACGTCGAAAGGAAGGGGAGCACGCGCTCGGAAAGTACGATTCGCCCCGCGTTTGAAAGCATTTTCAAGGATGCCCGCGGGCGAATCCTGATTGCTACCTTTTCCTCAAATATTCATCGGGTTCAGCAGATGCTGGAGCTTGCCGAAGAGTTCGGCCGCAAGGTGGTGCTCGTAGGAAGATCCATGGCGGCCAATACGAGGATCGCCTCTGAAAGAGGATACTTGCAAATTCCTCGCGACATCCTGGTCGATATGAAATATCTGGAGAGTCTACCTGACGAAAAGGTCACGGTTCTGTCTACCGGTTCTCAAGGGGAACCTATGAGCGCCTTGTCGCTGATGGCCTTTGATCGCCACAAATATTTGAAGGTCAAGCCGGGAGATGTCATTGTCATGTCCTCCCGTTTCATACCCGGCAACGAAAAGGCGATAAATCATATCATTAATGAGTTTTCGCGTCGGGGAGCCCGCGTCCTCTACGAAAAGGTCTCGGATGTTCATGTTTCGGGGCACGCGAGCGAAGAAGAGCTACGCTATCTGATCCGGTTGGTGCATCCCAGGTACTTTATTCCTGTACACGGGGAGTACCGGCATCTTTTGAGACATGCGGCTATTGCCATTGAAGAAGGAATTCCAGCGGACCGAGTTCTGGTGGCTCAAAACGGGGACCTCGTCGAATTTTCCGAAGAAAACGCGAGCGTGGTCGACCAGCTTGACGTGGGGCGAGTCTTCGTTCACGGCAAAGGCGTTGGCGACATAGTTCACGATGTGCTGCGAGACCGTCGTTTGCTATCGGAGGTTGGGCTGGTAACCGTGGCTCTGGCTATTGCAAAGGAGTCCGGTAAGCTCGTATCAGGTCCTGATCTGTCCTCTTTGGGTGTGACTTTCGAGGAGGTCGAACAGGAACTTCTGGACAGCGTCCGCGCTGTGTTGATGGATCGCCTGGCCGAACTGAATCCACGGACACTCGAGGACTGGGAGGCATCGAGGCAAGACATCAGATTGGTTGTGCGCAGGCAGATAAATCGTATTCTTGGCCGCAAACCAATTGTCAGCACTGTTATCCTGCACGTGTGA
- the rsmB gene encoding 16S rRNA (cytosine(967)-C(5))-methyltransferase RsmB, giving the protein MTQQHENLPTKTQASVKKRGSPAREIALDVLENVRLGKYAEHALSDRLRGENLKLEDRALATELVYGVLRWRDRLDAVINRCLERPQDRLPHRVRQVLRLAIYQIVFLNRVPDHAAVDQAVIQAGRRSGKRTGAFVNAVLRNVIRRLDSVDPPPVKDSASLAAYYSHPLWLVERWVKEFDNEVTKMILVHNNSRAHVVLRVNNIKTPREELAELLSRHGVAVRAVNEMADALVLKSGSGEVGALPGYDEGLFAVQDLASQMVAPLLGAEPQERILDACAAPGGKTAHLAALTGNKARIVAVDSSAARLQETDLNLRRLGVTSVEMVRGDSTARDFVAGLGGFDRVLLDAPCSNLGVLRHNPEVKYRTLPEHLKELAERQLRLLISTAAVVKPGGTLLYSVCTITPEETTEIIDRFLADHPDFTLAPIEQSEVPRAGLIDGRGFLRTFPPPLEEPLDGFFAARIHRL; this is encoded by the coding sequence TTGACACAACAACACGAAAACCTTCCAACGAAAACCCAAGCCTCCGTCAAAAAACGCGGTTCGCCTGCCCGTGAAATTGCCCTGGACGTGCTTGAAAATGTACGACTGGGAAAATACGCCGAACATGCTTTGTCGGACCGACTTCGCGGGGAAAACCTCAAGCTGGAAGACCGAGCACTTGCAACGGAGCTGGTATATGGGGTGCTCAGGTGGCGTGATCGCCTGGACGCGGTAATTAACCGATGCCTGGAACGCCCGCAGGACAGGCTTCCCCATCGGGTTCGGCAAGTTCTCCGGTTGGCAATTTATCAGATAGTCTTCCTCAACCGCGTTCCGGATCATGCCGCGGTCGACCAGGCGGTCATTCAGGCCGGTCGGAGGTCCGGCAAGCGAACCGGAGCGTTTGTTAACGCGGTCCTCAGAAATGTCATCCGCAGACTGGATTCCGTTGATCCGCCCCCTGTCAAAGATTCGGCTTCGCTGGCCGCGTACTATTCGCATCCTCTGTGGCTGGTAGAGCGATGGGTTAAGGAATTCGATAACGAGGTCACGAAGATGATACTCGTCCACAACAATTCCAGGGCCCACGTTGTTCTCAGGGTCAACAATATCAAAACACCGCGTGAAGAACTTGCAGAGTTGTTAAGCCGACACGGGGTGGCTGTTCGCGCGGTGAACGAGATGGCCGACGCTCTGGTATTAAAGTCCGGCAGCGGCGAGGTCGGGGCATTGCCCGGCTATGACGAGGGCTTGTTTGCAGTGCAGGACCTTGCGTCTCAGATGGTCGCTCCCCTGCTAGGGGCAGAACCGCAGGAACGAATCCTTGACGCTTGCGCGGCCCCTGGAGGCAAAACCGCGCATTTGGCGGCATTGACAGGAAACAAGGCGCGAATCGTGGCCGTGGATTCAAGCGCGGCGCGGCTGCAAGAGACTGACCTGAACTTGCGACGGCTCGGTGTGACTTCAGTGGAAATGGTCCGCGGCGACTCAACTGCACGCGACTTTGTTGCCGGACTCGGAGGTTTCGATCGCGTGCTGCTGGACGCACCGTGTTCCAACCTGGGGGTGCTCCGGCACAATCCCGAAGTGAAGTATCGAACCCTGCCTGAACATCTGAAGGAACTTGCCGAGCGACAGCTCCGGTTGCTCATTTCCACCGCCGCGGTCGTCAAGCCGGGAGGCACGCTCCTGTACTCTGTCTGCACCATCACCCCCGAAGAAACCACGGAAATTATCGACCGTTTTTTGGCTGACCACCCGGATTTCACATTGGCTCCCATAGAACAAAGTGAAGTGCCCCGCGCCGGGCTGATTGATGGTCGCGGTTTCCTCCGAACGTTTCCGCCGCCTCTCGAAGAACCCCTGGATGGTTTTTTCGCAGCGCGTATCCATCGTTTGTGA
- a CDS encoding DUF2325 domain-containing protein: protein MNSQKKIWELQHTTICKVVGMTLDFEDLKKIGRKFALVLKAGDMDPEFAFHSAVVGMCGKEGKVARHVQKLVERRFMRHAKRISQEDNGSIIELAAKRAEDIGVPLWAMLWHAATRPGPDGESVETALFGRIHMLEHELVKEFWNRDTEKRDQKETDLQAEIDGLRREIVNLRSLNTKLEKANQSLENRLAQSGDRRPIFPTPRLPDCRKESSLRDQKIEKLRSLLEQSLNKNRELEAECTHSKRQLQALLQDLASLKNADDSCHEEAQKESCCGPSAHCLQGKRIAMIGGIDGLETHYKNLVERSGGEFCRHDGRCCRGERRLEQCIRSADLVVCPVSVNSHFGAIGVKKLCKKYGISCCFPDSAGLGSLRTILQQHFTQDQ, encoded by the coding sequence ATGAATTCGCAAAAGAAGATATGGGAGCTTCAGCACACTACCATTTGTAAAGTGGTCGGCATGACCCTTGATTTTGAAGATCTCAAGAAAATCGGACGAAAATTTGCCCTGGTTTTAAAGGCCGGGGACATGGACCCGGAGTTTGCATTTCATTCGGCCGTGGTGGGGATGTGCGGCAAGGAAGGCAAGGTTGCACGGCATGTTCAAAAACTTGTGGAAAGGCGCTTTATGCGGCATGCCAAACGAATCTCTCAGGAGGACAATGGGTCCATCATAGAGTTGGCTGCAAAAAGAGCTGAAGACATCGGGGTCCCTCTGTGGGCGATGCTGTGGCATGCTGCCACGAGGCCCGGTCCGGACGGGGAATCTGTCGAGACTGCCCTGTTCGGCCGCATTCACATGCTGGAACATGAGCTGGTAAAGGAATTCTGGAACAGAGACACGGAAAAGAGAGATCAAAAGGAGACAGACCTCCAAGCGGAAATCGACGGTCTCAGAAGGGAAATCGTCAACCTCCGGTCATTGAACACCAAACTGGAAAAAGCGAATCAAAGCCTGGAAAACCGTTTGGCGCAGTCCGGTGACCGTCGGCCCATTTTCCCAACCCCCCGGCTACCTGATTGCCGAAAGGAAAGTAGTCTCCGGGATCAGAAGATCGAGAAATTAAGGTCTCTGCTGGAACAATCGCTAAACAAGAACCGGGAACTGGAAGCGGAGTGCACCCATTCCAAGAGGCAGCTTCAGGCTTTATTACAGGACTTGGCGTCTCTCAAAAACGCGGATGACTCGTGCCATGAAGAAGCGCAGAAGGAATCCTGTTGCGGTCCCTCGGCCCATTGCCTTCAGGGGAAGCGAATAGCCATGATCGGCGGCATAGACGGCCTTGAAACCCACTACAAAAACTTGGTGGAGCGCTCCGGAGGCGAATTCTGCCGCCACGACGGCCGGTGCTGTCGTGGAGAGCGGAGGCTCGAACAATGCATTAGGAGCGCGGACCTGGTAGTTTGCCCTGTCAGCGTCAACAGTCATTTCGGGGCCATCGGAGTCAAGAAACTCTGCAAAAAATATGGCATAAGCTGCTGCTTTCCCGATTCAGCAGGGTTGGGGTCGCTTCGCACGATTTTGCAGCAACATTTTACGCAGGATCAGTGA
- a CDS encoding 3-isopropylmalate dehydrogenase, producing the protein MSRTYSIGVIPGDGTGPEVVREGRKVLTVAANLHGFSLDFVNFDLGGDRYLRTGETLPDSVLEDLGKMDAIYLGAIGHPGVTPGILEKGILLRLRFELDQYINLRPVKLYPGVETPLKDKGPDEVDFLVVRENTEGFYVGSGGFLKKGTRDEIAIQESINTRKGVERLLRYSFEAARARGKSRKLTLCGKTNVLTYAWDLWMRTFQELSSEYPDVTTDYAHVDAICMWMVKNPEWFDVIATDNMFGDIITDLGAMIQGGMGIAAGGNINPQGVSMFEPIGGSAPKYTGKNVINPMAAISAGGLMLETLGEREAARAIEEAVVKVLSSNLKSLEAGRMGYSTSEVGDLVAGYLV; encoded by the coding sequence ATGTCGCGTACATATTCCATTGGAGTGATTCCGGGTGACGGCACCGGTCCAGAGGTAGTCCGGGAAGGTCGAAAAGTCTTAACCGTGGCGGCCAATCTGCACGGCTTTTCACTGGATTTTGTCAACTTTGACCTCGGAGGCGACCGTTACTTGAGAACAGGGGAAACTCTCCCCGATTCGGTGCTGGAAGACCTCGGGAAAATGGACGCGATTTATCTCGGCGCAATAGGCCATCCGGGAGTTACTCCTGGAATCCTGGAAAAAGGGATTTTACTGAGGCTCCGTTTCGAGTTGGACCAATACATTAATCTCAGGCCGGTGAAACTCTATCCAGGGGTAGAGACGCCTCTGAAGGACAAGGGGCCCGATGAGGTCGATTTCCTGGTAGTTCGGGAAAACACTGAGGGCTTTTACGTAGGATCAGGGGGTTTTTTAAAAAAGGGCACGCGCGATGAAATAGCTATACAGGAATCCATTAACACACGAAAAGGCGTTGAACGCCTGCTAAGGTATTCGTTCGAAGCGGCCCGGGCCAGAGGGAAAAGCAGGAAGCTGACGCTCTGCGGCAAGACCAATGTCCTTACGTACGCTTGGGACCTGTGGATGAGAACTTTTCAGGAGCTGTCGAGCGAATATCCGGACGTTACAACAGATTACGCGCACGTGGATGCCATCTGTATGTGGATGGTGAAGAACCCTGAATGGTTTGACGTTATTGCCACGGATAATATGTTCGGTGACATCATCACCGATCTGGGGGCCATGATACAGGGGGGGATGGGTATTGCCGCGGGAGGAAACATAAACCCTCAGGGCGTCTCGATGTTTGAGCCGATAGGAGGATCAGCCCCCAAATACACCGGGAAAAATGTGATAAACCCGATGGCCGCGATTTCTGCCGGGGGGCTCATGCTGGAAACGCTTGGCGAGCGGGAAGCCGCGCGGGCCATTGAAGAGGCTGTAGTAAAGGTCTTGTCAAGCAACTTGAAAAGCCTCGAAGCGGGTCGTATGGGCTATTCCACCTCTGAAGTGGGGGATCTCGTGGCGGGCTATTTGGTCTGA
- the bfr gene encoding bacterioferritin, giving the protein MKGNKKIIEKLNDLLADELTAINQYMVHSEMCDNWRYERLHKADEKRAIDEMKHAEKLIARILFLEGRPTVSKLKAINIGADVPAQHKFDLESEYGAVKSYNQGIKLATELADNGTRELLEDILEDEEEHVDWLEAQLDQIKQMGSQNYLVEQID; this is encoded by the coding sequence ATGAAAGGGAACAAGAAAATAATTGAAAAACTAAATGACCTGCTGGCGGACGAATTGACTGCAATTAACCAGTATATGGTCCACTCCGAGATGTGTGACAATTGGCGCTACGAGCGGCTGCACAAAGCGGACGAAAAGCGCGCTATAGATGAAATGAAACATGCAGAAAAACTAATCGCCCGGATCCTGTTCCTTGAAGGGCGCCCCACAGTAAGCAAACTGAAAGCCATAAATATTGGTGCGGATGTTCCAGCCCAGCACAAGTTTGATTTGGAATCTGAATACGGCGCAGTGAAATCCTACAACCAAGGTATCAAACTTGCCACGGAACTCGCGGACAACGGAACCAGAGAACTGCTCGAAGACATCCTCGAAGATGAAGAAGAGCACGTGGATTGGCTTGAAGCTCAACTGGATCAAATCAAGCAGATGGGAAGCCAGAATTACTTGGTAGAGCAAATTGATTAA
- a CDS encoding long-chain fatty acid--CoA ligase: MEKIWLGAYTPGVPETLAFQDVTLQEALGKTASRFPSKPALIFLGKVVTFRELDEMATRFASALESLGVKPGDRVALLLPNLIQTVVGFFGIFRAGAIAVPNNPLYTDRELEHQFNDSGSKLLLCLDTLVPRMVKLRERTAIQKIVSCHIRDYLPFPLKQLFPFLKKDLHLKTPPGKDLYEFTDLIADPKPSFRDHKSDQEDTAVLIYTGGTTGLSKGVQLTQRNLTANCQQLRAWTPAFADGEESILGVLPLFHCYALQAVMNMGVLHGWCVVLIPKPEVKACLDAVDKYKVSFIPGVPTLFNAMINYPKIRKYSLASIKGCFSAAAPLPMETIRGFQDLTGILISEAYGLTEAAPATHSIPIGGKVKPGCIGVPLPSTDAKLVDPDDYTREITAIGEPGELCVTGPQIMKGYINRPDETEAVLKDGWLLTGDMATVDEEGYFTIVDRKKDMVITGGFNVYPREIDEVLFAHPKIREACAIGVPDSHSGERVKAFVVLKEGQTATAEEIVDYCREKLTKYKVPKYIEFVDDLPKSAVGKILRKELRRMEMAKK, encoded by the coding sequence ATGGAAAAGATTTGGCTTGGAGCGTACACCCCTGGGGTTCCCGAAACGCTGGCATTCCAAGATGTCACGTTGCAGGAGGCGCTTGGAAAAACCGCTTCCCGGTTTCCCTCGAAACCTGCGCTGATTTTCCTAGGCAAGGTAGTAACATTTCGGGAGCTGGACGAAATGGCCACCAGATTCGCCTCGGCCCTGGAATCGCTGGGGGTCAAACCGGGAGACCGGGTGGCCCTTCTGCTGCCCAATCTCATACAAACCGTGGTAGGCTTTTTTGGGATTTTCCGCGCAGGAGCCATCGCGGTCCCGAACAATCCTCTGTACACGGACCGCGAGCTTGAGCATCAATTCAACGACTCAGGATCGAAACTCCTTTTGTGCCTCGATACCCTTGTCCCTAGAATGGTAAAACTGAGGGAGAGGACTGCCATCCAAAAGATCGTTTCATGCCACATTCGAGACTACCTCCCCTTTCCGCTCAAACAGTTGTTCCCTTTTCTCAAGAAAGACCTGCATCTGAAAACGCCCCCCGGAAAGGACCTGTACGAGTTCACGGACCTTATTGCAGACCCCAAACCTAGCTTCCGGGACCATAAGTCGGACCAAGAGGACACCGCGGTGTTGATATACACCGGCGGAACAACGGGTTTGTCAAAGGGAGTTCAGCTCACTCAGCGAAATCTCACCGCAAACTGCCAGCAACTGCGGGCCTGGACCCCTGCCTTTGCGGACGGTGAGGAATCCATCCTTGGCGTTCTTCCGCTTTTCCATTGTTATGCCTTGCAGGCAGTCATGAACATGGGAGTGCTTCATGGCTGGTGCGTGGTTCTGATACCGAAGCCCGAGGTCAAAGCGTGCCTGGACGCGGTGGACAAGTATAAGGTCTCGTTCATACCCGGCGTCCCCACGCTTTTCAACGCGATGATAAATTACCCCAAGATCCGCAAGTACAGCCTCGCGTCGATCAAAGGATGCTTTTCAGCCGCTGCTCCCTTGCCTATGGAGACCATTCGCGGCTTCCAGGACCTGACAGGGATTCTAATCTCTGAAGCGTACGGGCTGACGGAGGCCGCGCCGGCTACGCACTCCATACCCATTGGAGGAAAGGTAAAGCCTGGTTGCATCGGGGTGCCGCTTCCCAGCACGGATGCCAAGCTGGTAGACCCTGACGATTACACCCGAGAAATCACGGCAATCGGCGAACCCGGAGAACTGTGCGTCACAGGCCCTCAAATAATGAAAGGATATATAAACAGGCCTGATGAGACCGAAGCCGTGCTCAAAGATGGCTGGCTGCTCACTGGCGACATGGCCACAGTTGACGAGGAAGGATATTTCACTATCGTCGATCGCAAAAAGGACATGGTAATTACCGGTGGGTTCAATGTTTATCCTCGCGAAATAGACGAAGTGCTTTTTGCCCATCCCAAGATCCGGGAAGCCTGCGCCATCGGAGTGCCGGACAGCCATTCCGGCGAGCGCGTCAAGGCTTTCGTGGTTTTGAAAGAGGGTCAGACGGCCACAGCAGAGGAAATCGTCGATTATTGTCGGGAAAAACTCACAAAATACAAGGTCCCTAAATATATAGAGTTCGTGGACGATCTGCCCAAAAGCGCCGTGGGAAAAATATTGCGCAAAGAACTGCGGCGCATGGAAATGGCCAAGAAGTGA